The following are from one region of the Stanieria sp. NIES-3757 genome:
- a CDS encoding amino acid adenylation domain-containing protein, with protein sequence MKTINEFLSHLNSLDVKLWTETTPGATSEIRLRCNAPKDVLTPDLKTELAERKAEILEFLQEINQTSASIQPVARTGTIPLSFAQQRLWFLDRLEPGNPFYNQPSAFRLTGELQVAILERSLREIIKRHEILRTTFTTVAEHPVQVISPTVDFRLPLIDLTTLSPGEKEREIKKLAQQEAQSPFNLERDLLLRVTLIKCSCQEHIILFTTHHIVSDDWSTGILIQEIATLYQAFLEGKPSPLPELSIQYADFAVWQRQWLQGKAQQTQLNYWKQQLGNNLPVLNLPTDYPRPTKLTYQGATQSFTLSPSLTQALKALCQQQGVTLFMLLLAAFKVLLYRYSHQEDLIVGTPIANRNRAEIEGLIGFFVNTLVLRTNLEGNLSFTELLQRVKQITLEAYSHQDLPFEKLVEELKPERHLNHNPLFDVMLVLQNAPETELQLPNLNISSCTEDSHRVKFDLTLSLAETEQQIAGFIDYSTDLFEFSTIARMVGHFQVLLESIVENPQQKLSQLSLLTAAEKQQLLVEWNNTEVKYPQDQCIHQLFEAQVEKNPDAVAVIFENQQLTYQELNTRANQLAHDLQKLGVKPEVIVGICLERSLELIIGLLAILKAGGAYLPLDPSYPRERLALMLENSQTPILITQRQIEKNLPLHQAQVVFLEEKQLTNTAESTTNPTCNLHLDNLAYVIYTSGSTGKPKGAMNTHRGILNRLLWMQEAYQLTTEDSVLQKTPFSFDVSVWEFFWCLMVGARLIIAKPEGHRDPNYLINLIQEQKVTTIHFVPSMLQVFLEAEGLENCQSLKRVICSGEALSFSLQEKFFVRLNCELYNLYGPTEAAIDVTHWRCQKNSSRSIVPIGRPIANIQIYILDRDLQPVPIGVAGELHIGGVGLARGYLNQPQLTKEKFIPNPLLGVEISPEIEGLSLELNSRTGCINAWGNPRRRPLVHTPRSLHNSTLYKTGDLARYLPDGTIEYLGRIDHQVKIRGFRIELGEIEVVIASYPLVKDCVVVAHEDTTRDKRLVAYFVAKEEVEVKQLREFLKSKLLDYMIPSAFFELEAFPLTPNGKCDRNSLPIPDFTPTTTQYLAPRTETEETLVGIWQEVLNLPQVGIDDNFFELGGNSLLATQVVSKIRQSLSIELPLRCLFEYPTVAQLADQIASSVAQEIPPIKPVARDRDLPLSFAQQRLWFLAQLEPDNPAYNIPEALRLQGKLDVEVLIQTLQTIIERHEILRTNFKVVNDEPIQVIHSQSKFQLTTVDLTSLSKTEQEPEVIKLTEKEALQPCYLETDSLLRVTLIRLDDLEHVILFTMHHIISDAWSIAILVAEVATLYKAFAQQQPSPLPELPIQYADYAVWQREWLQGEVLEKQLHYWKQKLGGKLPVLKLPYQQPPLVKTNRSLSHKFELSQELTLAIQQLSRQHDVTLFMVILTALNVLLYRYTQQDDIVVGADIANRNRAETEGLIGFFVNLLLLRTDLSGFPSFRELLSRVKQVTLSAYAHQDLPFERLVQELQPSRQLNQTPLFQVLLVMDNVPTQTLELPGLTISSIKEIDSQAKFDLVLFISETPSGIVGTWTYNSDLFDGNTISKLSGHYITLLQNIVSQPDTRINNLAITTQAEQEVQTMAEVTQAKSKFNKFLKVKPKAITLPSSEELIKTDFLHSGQTLPLVITPAVKDLDIIDWVKNEKKFLEKKLLQHGAILFRNCQLNSITDFENLAQTICPNLFGNYGDLPRTGVSDKVYGSTPYPANKTILFHNESSHLHCYPQKIWFYCVQPAQEGGETPIVDCREVYRILDSKVREKLEQKQLMYVRNYIEGLDVSWQNFFHTEDKKVVEEHCRQSEMEFEWLPNNGLRTSKKRPVIALHPITKEKVFFNQIQLHHISYLDPQVRESLLSVFGEENLPRNVYYGDGSPLEPEDIAEINRAYQAATISFPWQKTDVLMLDNLLTAHSRNPYKGERKIVVAMGEMIDSSMK encoded by the coding sequence ATGAAAACTATTAATGAGTTCTTATCCCATCTTAATAGTTTAGATGTCAAACTCTGGACTGAAACTACCCCAGGAGCTACTTCAGAGATTCGCTTGCGCTGTAATGCTCCTAAAGACGTACTAACACCAGACTTAAAAACAGAACTAGCTGAACGGAAAGCAGAAATTTTAGAGTTTTTGCAAGAAATTAACCAAACTTCGGCTTCTATCCAACCCGTTGCCCGAACTGGGACAATTCCTTTATCCTTTGCTCAACAAAGATTGTGGTTTCTTGACCGCTTAGAACCAGGTAATCCCTTTTACAATCAACCCTCAGCTTTTCGTTTAACTGGTGAGCTTCAAGTTGCCATCTTAGAACGAAGTTTGCGCGAAATTATTAAAAGACATGAAATTTTAAGAACTACATTTACCACAGTTGCAGAACATCCTGTTCAAGTTATCTCACCCACAGTAGATTTTCGTCTTCCACTCATCGATTTAACAACTTTATCCCCTGGCGAAAAAGAACGAGAAATTAAAAAACTTGCTCAACAAGAAGCTCAATCTCCCTTCAACTTAGAAAGAGATTTATTACTGCGAGTTACTCTGATCAAATGCAGTTGCCAAGAACATATTATTTTATTTACTACCCACCATATTGTTTCTGACGATTGGTCTACAGGAATTTTAATTCAAGAAATAGCTACTCTTTATCAAGCCTTTTTGGAAGGTAAACCATCACCTCTACCAGAATTATCGATTCAATATGCTGATTTTGCCGTATGGCAACGTCAATGGTTACAGGGAAAAGCACAGCAAACTCAACTCAATTACTGGAAACAGCAATTAGGAAATAATTTACCAGTCTTAAACTTACCCACAGACTATCCTCGACCAACTAAATTAACCTATCAAGGAGCTACTCAATCTTTCACCCTCTCCCCATCTTTAACTCAAGCTCTCAAAGCTCTTTGTCAGCAGCAAGGAGTTACCCTCTTTATGCTATTGCTGGCAGCTTTTAAAGTGTTACTGTATCGCTACAGCCATCAAGAAGATTTGATAGTCGGTACTCCCATCGCCAATCGCAACCGTGCTGAAATTGAAGGCTTGATTGGTTTCTTTGTCAATACCTTGGTGTTGCGAACTAACCTAGAAGGCAATCTCAGTTTTACGGAATTATTACAACGAGTCAAACAAATCACCCTAGAAGCATATAGCCACCAAGATTTACCCTTTGAAAAGCTTGTTGAAGAATTAAAGCCAGAGCGTCACCTCAATCACAATCCTCTGTTTGATGTGATGTTGGTGCTACAAAATGCTCCCGAAACAGAGTTACAGCTACCAAACTTGAATATAAGTTCTTGTACCGAAGATAGTCACAGAGTAAAGTTTGATTTGACTCTTTCCTTAGCCGAAACCGAACAACAAATAGCAGGTTTTATTGATTATAGTACAGATTTATTTGAATTCAGCACGATCGCTCGTATGGTAGGGCATTTTCAAGTCTTGCTAGAGTCAATTGTAGAGAACCCACAGCAGAAGTTATCGCAACTATCACTTTTAACAGCAGCAGAAAAACAGCAACTTTTAGTTGAATGGAACAATACTGAAGTCAAATATCCACAAGATCAATGTATTCATCAATTATTTGAAGCACAAGTAGAAAAAAACCCAGATGCAGTTGCAGTTATTTTTGAAAATCAACAATTAACCTATCAAGAATTAAATACTAGAGCCAATCAACTAGCCCATGATCTCCAGAAACTAGGAGTCAAACCAGAAGTAATAGTTGGAATTTGTTTAGAGCGATCGCTTGAACTAATAATCGGTCTTTTAGCCATTCTCAAAGCTGGTGGTGCATACCTTCCGCTCGATCCGAGTTATCCTAGGGAGCGATTAGCTTTGATGTTGGAAAACTCTCAAACACCTATTCTGATTACTCAACGGCAAATTGAAAAAAATCTTCCTCTTCATCAAGCGCAGGTAGTATTTTTAGAAGAGAAGCAATTAACAAACACAGCAGAAAGTACCACTAATCCTACTTGTAATTTGCATCTAGATAACCTGGCGTATGTCATCTATACTTCTGGTTCGACAGGTAAACCCAAGGGTGCAATGAATACCCATCGAGGGATATTAAATCGTTTACTGTGGATGCAAGAGGCTTATCAATTAACCACAGAAGATTCTGTCTTACAAAAAACTCCCTTCAGTTTTGATGTTTCCGTCTGGGAATTCTTTTGGTGCTTAATGGTAGGTGCGCGTCTAATCATCGCTAAACCAGAAGGACATCGCGATCCCAATTATTTAATCAATTTAATTCAAGAACAAAAGGTAACTACCATACATTTCGTTCCTTCGATGTTACAGGTGTTTCTGGAGGCAGAAGGATTAGAAAATTGTCAATCTCTCAAGCGAGTTATTTGTAGTGGCGAAGCACTATCTTTTTCTTTACAAGAAAAGTTTTTTGTTCGGCTTAACTGCGAGTTATACAATCTCTATGGGCCAACCGAAGCAGCGATAGATGTTACTCATTGGCGTTGTCAGAAAAATAGCTCTCGTTCTATTGTTCCGATTGGTCGTCCAATTGCCAATATTCAAATATATATTTTAGACCGAGATTTACAACCAGTTCCGATTGGGGTAGCTGGAGAGTTACACATTGGTGGTGTGGGTTTAGCTAGAGGGTATTTAAATCAGCCTCAATTAACTAAAGAGAAATTTATTCCTAACCCGTTATTGGGCGTAGAGATATCTCCTGAAATAGAGGGGCTGTCCCTCGAATTAAATTCGAGGACGGGGTGCATAAACGCCTGGGGTAACCCCAGGCGACGACCCCTTGTTCATACGCCCCGTTCCCTACATAATTCAACATTATATAAAACTGGAGACTTAGCTCGTTACCTACCAGATGGCACAATTGAATATTTAGGCAGAATCGATCATCAAGTTAAAATTCGGGGATTTCGGATTGAATTAGGGGAAATTGAGGTAGTTATAGCTAGTTACCCGTTAGTTAAAGATTGTGTTGTTGTTGCTCATGAGGATACTACTAGAGATAAAAGATTAGTTGCTTATTTTGTAGCTAAAGAGGAAGTAGAAGTTAAGCAACTACGGGAATTCCTTAAATCTAAATTACTAGATTACATGATTCCCTCAGCCTTCTTTGAGTTAGAAGCTTTTCCTCTGACTCCTAATGGTAAATGCGATCGCAATTCTTTACCCATTCCTGATTTTACTCCAACTACCACCCAATATCTTGCGCCTCGTACTGAGACAGAGGAAACTTTAGTTGGGATCTGGCAAGAAGTGCTGAATCTTCCCCAAGTAGGTATTGATGATAATTTCTTTGAATTGGGGGGAAATTCTCTACTAGCTACTCAAGTTGTCTCTAAGATACGTCAGAGTTTATCGATTGAGTTACCTCTACGGTGTCTGTTTGAATATCCAACCGTCGCTCAATTAGCTGATCAAATAGCAAGCAGTGTTGCTCAAGAAATACCTCCAATTAAACCTGTAGCGAGAGATAGGGATTTACCCTTATCCTTTGCTCAACAACGTCTATGGTTTTTGGCTCAATTGGAACCAGATAACCCAGCTTATAATATCCCTGAAGCTTTACGTTTACAAGGAAAACTAGATGTAGAAGTTTTAATTCAAACCCTTCAAACGATTATTGAGCGACACGAAATCCTCCGCACCAACTTTAAAGTAGTTAATGATGAACCGATACAGGTTATTCATTCCCAGAGTAAGTTTCAACTAACAACAGTTGATTTAACTAGTTTATCTAAAACAGAACAAGAACCAGAAGTAATCAAACTTACCGAAAAAGAAGCACTACAACCATGTTACTTAGAAACAGATTCTTTACTCAGAGTTACCTTAATTCGGTTGGATGATTTAGAACACGTCATCCTCTTTACCATGCATCATATTATCTCCGATGCTTGGTCAATAGCAATTTTAGTTGCAGAAGTTGCCACACTTTACAAAGCTTTTGCTCAACAACAACCCTCACCTTTGCCAGAATTACCTATTCAATATGCAGATTACGCTGTTTGGCAACGGGAATGGTTACAAGGAGAGGTGTTAGAAAAACAACTCCACTATTGGAAACAAAAACTGGGTGGTAAATTACCTGTGTTGAAACTGCCATATCAACAACCACCCCTAGTTAAAACTAATCGCAGTCTGAGTCATAAATTTGAACTGTCTCAAGAGTTAACTCTTGCTATACAGCAACTATCTCGCCAGCATGATGTCACTTTGTTTATGGTTATCTTGACGGCACTAAACGTTTTACTATATCGCTATACCCAACAGGATGATATTGTCGTTGGAGCAGACATTGCTAATCGCAATCGGGCTGAAACAGAAGGATTAATTGGATTTTTTGTGAATTTACTGCTTTTACGCACCGATTTATCAGGTTTTCCGAGTTTTAGAGAATTATTAAGCAGAGTCAAACAAGTAACTTTATCAGCTTATGCTCATCAAGACTTACCTTTTGAGCGACTCGTTCAAGAATTACAACCATCAAGACAACTAAATCAAACACCTTTATTTCAGGTGTTATTAGTTATGGATAATGTTCCAACACAAACATTAGAACTTCCTGGTTTAACTATTTCATCCATCAAAGAAATAGATAGTCAAGCCAAATTCGATCTCGTTTTATTTATTTCTGAAACACCATCAGGAATTGTTGGGACTTGGACATATAATAGCGATCTTTTTGACGGTAATACCATCAGTAAATTGTCAGGGCATTACATAACTTTGCTACAAAATATTGTTTCCCAACCCGATACCCGAATTAACAATCTAGCAATTACTACTCAAGCAGAACAAGAGGTACAAACAATGGCAGAAGTAACCCAAGCAAAAAGTAAGTTTAATAAGTTTTTAAAAGTAAAACCCAAAGCAATTACCTTACCATCTTCTGAGGAATTAATTAAAACAGATTTTTTACATTCTGGACAAACTTTACCTTTAGTAATTACTCCTGCCGTCAAAGATTTAGATATTATTGATTGGGTCAAAAATGAGAAAAAGTTTTTAGAAAAGAAATTACTTCAACATGGTGCAATTTTATTTCGGAATTGCCAACTTAATTCCATTACTGATTTTGAAAATCTAGCTCAAACTATTTGCCCAAATTTATTTGGTAATTATGGCGATTTACCTCGTACTGGAGTAAGTGATAAAGTTTATGGTTCAACTCCTTATCCTGCCAATAAAACTATCTTATTTCATAACGAAAGTTCTCACCTTCATTGTTATCCTCAAAAAATTTGGTTTTATTGTGTCCAACCAGCCCAAGAAGGAGGCGAAACTCCGATTGTAGATTGTCGTGAAGTTTATCGAATTCTCGATTCTAAAGTTAGAGAAAAATTAGAACAAAAACAATTAATGTATGTTCGTAACTATATTGAAGGTTTGGATGTAAGTTGGCAAAATTTCTTTCACACCGAAGATAAAAAAGTAGTTGAAGAGCATTGTCGCCAATCAGAAATGGAGTTTGAATGGTTACCTAATAATGGTTTAAGAACTTCTAAAAAAAGACCTGTGATCGCGTTACATCCCATCACTAAAGAAAAGGTATTTTTTAATCAAATTCAATTGCATCATATTTCTTATCTCGATCCTCAAGTTAGAGAGTCTTTACTATCAGTATTTGGCGAAGAAAATTTACCACGTAATGTTTATTATGGTGATGGTTCTCCTCTAGAACCAGAGGATATTGCTGAAATTAATCGAGCTTATCAAGCAGCTACTATTAGTTTTCCTTGGCAAAAAACTGATGTCTTGATGTTAGATAATTTATTAACTGCTCATAGTCGCAATCCCTACAAAGGCGAACGAAAAATTGTGGTAGCGATGGGTGAAATGATTGATTCAAGTATGAAATAA
- a CDS encoding peptide synthetase, with protein MIAIKDSPNLLTNEELFFHKVYWSNQLGGELPETNLILDYLRPTSYTKKDREVCFELSPQVSQKILQITQGSHFSIYLLLLTNSVIFLHRYLDREEIIIGSPSYRSELDRVIPLRFKLDSKLTFKETLELVKNTTIKSYSYQNYLVLDLVQQLQFSQSINKCPIFDLVIALENIHHLIPESINNDITINFSIEQNCINGKIFYKSSLFKAETIELFKQYYLNVLTKDINEIQNYQLSEIELITENDRFKLLHEFNQNSQEYPVNKTIATLFEEQVEKTRDSIAVIDRDICFTYQELNKKANQLARLLQQLKIKPGELIAVAKERDANFLIAILAIFKVGGVYVPIDRTYPLERIKYMVTNSQARTILTDQPSLESLTEFLSDCPEVNHLICLDGEINENNYNNSIKIRNRNSIAQFSSENLDFEGEGTDLAYTIYTSGSTGMPKGAMIRHGGAINHIYAQYDALQLTSNLTFLQSAPASSDISVWQFLAPLLIGGKTIIIDTETVCDPHKLFQTIQQSKITLIELVPQVLKNLLQYLTDLPPQARQLPSLEWMMVTGESVSVELVNHWLQLYPNLPVVNAYGPSEASDDITQEIITQPLPTNQRSVSIGKPLANLNLYILDRNLQLVPIGVAGEICVSGYGVGIGYWRNQEKTAASFVANPFPETAKPLPGTEVEAIHEISLLYKTGDLGRWLPDGRIEYLGRIDHQVKIRGYRIELGEIETVLSQYPDIKEAVALVVEDNSEDKKLVAYVVPHHNNLVNNRELIPQLRQFLEARLPKQMIPSALMALPSFPLTPSGKIDRRALPAIEATPKEFLPPQTETEKTVAAIWTEVLKQEQISNDDNFFELGGHSLLATQVISRLREQYQQEIPLRSLFEQPTVAQLANYLDQLQTLQNLQTIPTETNSDLAKGEARCDREEIEL; from the coding sequence ATGATTGCTATTAAGGATAGTCCTAATTTACTAACTAACGAAGAATTATTTTTTCATAAAGTTTATTGGTCAAACCAATTAGGTGGAGAACTACCAGAGACAAATTTAATTCTCGATTATCTTAGACCCACATCTTATACAAAAAAAGACCGAGAAGTTTGTTTTGAACTTTCTCCACAAGTATCACAAAAGATTCTGCAAATTACTCAAGGTTCTCATTTTTCAATTTATTTATTACTTTTAACAAACTCGGTGATTTTTCTTCATCGATATCTTGACCGCGAGGAAATAATTATTGGTTCACCTAGTTATCGAAGTGAATTAGATCGGGTTATTCCTTTACGTTTTAAACTTGATTCAAAGCTTACTTTTAAAGAGACATTAGAACTAGTTAAAAATACAACAATTAAATCTTATAGTTATCAAAATTATCTGGTTTTAGATTTAGTTCAGCAATTACAATTTTCTCAATCAATTAATAAATGTCCGATTTTCGATTTGGTTATTGCTTTAGAAAATATTCATCACTTAATTCCCGAATCAATTAACAACGACATTACTATTAATTTTTCGATTGAACAAAATTGCATTAACGGAAAAATATTTTATAAAAGTTCTCTTTTTAAAGCAGAAACTATTGAATTATTTAAGCAATATTATTTAAATGTTTTAACTAAAGATATTAACGAAATTCAAAATTACCAGTTATCAGAAATTGAACTAATAACTGAAAATGATCGCTTTAAACTTTTACATGAATTTAATCAAAACAGTCAAGAATATCCTGTTAATAAAACCATTGCTACTTTATTTGAAGAACAAGTAGAAAAAACAAGAGATAGTATTGCTGTAATTGACCGAGATATTTGTTTTACTTATCAAGAATTAAATAAAAAAGCGAATCAATTAGCTAGATTACTTCAGCAATTAAAGATAAAACCTGGAGAATTGATTGCTGTTGCTAAAGAAAGAGATGCCAACTTTTTAATTGCAATTTTGGCGATTTTTAAAGTCGGGGGAGTTTATGTACCGATTGATCGCACCTATCCACTTGAAAGAATTAAATATATGGTTACTAATAGTCAAGCAAGGACTATTTTAACCGACCAACCTAGTTTAGAATCGCTAACCGAATTTCTGAGCGATTGCCCTGAAGTTAATCATCTGATTTGTTTGGATGGTGAAATAAACGAAAACAATTACAATAATTCTATAAAAATAAGAAATCGCAATTCAATTGCCCAATTTTCCTCAGAGAACCTTGATTTTGAAGGCGAAGGAACAGATTTAGCTTATACAATCTATACCTCTGGTTCAACAGGAATGCCCAAAGGAGCGATGATTAGACATGGTGGAGCAATTAATCACATCTATGCCCAATACGATGCCCTTCAATTAACCTCAAATCTAACCTTTCTCCAAAGTGCGCCCGCCTCATCCGATATTTCCGTCTGGCAATTCTTAGCACCCCTTCTAATCGGTGGCAAAACCATCATCATCGATACCGAAACCGTCTGCGATCCTCACAAACTATTTCAAACCATTCAACAAAGCAAGATTACCTTAATTGAATTAGTACCCCAAGTACTCAAAAACTTACTGCAATACCTAACAGATTTACCTCCCCAAGCTAGACAACTACCATCTCTAGAATGGATGATGGTAACAGGAGAATCAGTATCCGTAGAACTAGTCAATCATTGGCTGCAATTATATCCCAACCTACCAGTAGTTAATGCCTATGGCCCATCAGAAGCTTCTGATGACATTACTCAAGAGATTATTACTCAACCCCTACCAACAAATCAAAGAAGTGTTTCAATTGGTAAACCTCTAGCCAACTTAAACCTCTACATCTTAGACCGCAACCTACAACTAGTACCAATCGGAGTAGCAGGAGAAATCTGTGTCTCAGGTTATGGAGTAGGGATAGGATATTGGCGCAATCAAGAGAAAACCGCAGCTAGTTTTGTTGCCAATCCGTTTCCTGAAACAGCTAAACCATTACCAGGAACAGAGGTAGAGGCAATTCATGAAATATCCCTACTATACAAAACAGGAGATTTAGGGCGATGGTTACCCGATGGCAGGATTGAATATCTAGGTAGAATCGATCATCAGGTCAAAATACGGGGATATCGGATTGAATTAGGGGAAATTGAGACTGTTTTAAGTCAATATCCAGATATTAAAGAAGCAGTTGCCCTAGTTGTAGAGGATAATTCAGAAGATAAAAAATTAGTTGCCTATGTTGTTCCCCATCATAACAACTTAGTAAATAATCGCGAACTGATTCCACAACTACGTCAGTTTCTGGAAGCAAGATTACCCAAACAGATGATTCCCTCTGCTTTGATGGCTTTACCCTCTTTTCCTTTAACACCCAGTGGCAAGATAGATCGACGGGCATTACCAGCAATTGAAGCAACTCCCAAAGAATTCCTGCCACCCCAGACAGAAACAGAGAAGACAGTAGCAGCAATTTGGACAGAAGTCTTAAAACAAGAACAAATTAGTAATGACGATAACTTTTTCGAGTTAGGGGGACATTCTCTCTTAGCAACCCAAGTTATTTCCAGATTAAGAGAGCAATATCAACAAGAAATACCTCTGCGTAGTTTATTTGAACAGCCAACCGTAGCTCAATTAGCTAACTACCTTGATCAACTGCAAACCCTACAAAACCTACAGACAATACCCACAGAAACCAACAGCGATCTCGCCAAAGGCGAGGCGCGGTGCGATCGCGAGGAAATTGAACTATGA